The following coding sequences lie in one Candidatus Marinarcus aquaticus genomic window:
- a CDS encoding TAXI family TRAP transporter solute-binding subunit — MQYCRVLIVVILTVLIALVFVYKFFINVIPNNLKIATGRESGGYYYYAKKYQKSLEKEGIQLEIIQTAGSLEALELLNKGEVDIAFVQGGTAKNSQTNNLLSMASLFYEPLWVFYNDDLSVKYLTDLKNKKVSIGEKGSGTRELFQILFEQNGIESNQLLALHDQDAVKKLQKKEIDALCLVISPEAPVIKELLSTNGIKLMNFNRKLAYRDRFDYINSVNLSEGVIDLARNIPNHDIKLLVTTASLVVKKDFNHNLQRLIIKNIKDIHRHGGIFEPENFFPSIQFVEIPISEHTKAYLKKGETWAEKYLPFWFSSLIEALLVVIVPLIPILIIFIKVVLPSYSLYFKYKIYTWENQIYLLDRKINNEKENKKEYILEEIELLKRIIKHSCVIYFFYTHQYYDLLLKLDGLRDTLLSKKMVHNHFVEYQHELYGLS, encoded by the coding sequence ATGCAGTATTGTAGAGTCTTAATTGTGGTTATATTAACAGTGCTCATCGCATTGGTTTTTGTCTATAAGTTTTTTATCAATGTGATACCCAACAATCTTAAAATTGCAACAGGACGAGAATCAGGCGGATATTACTATTATGCAAAAAAATATCAAAAAAGTTTAGAAAAAGAGGGAATACAATTAGAGATCATACAAACAGCAGGTTCTTTAGAAGCATTGGAGTTATTAAACAAAGGGGAAGTGGATATTGCCTTTGTACAAGGAGGAACCGCAAAAAATTCTCAAACAAATAATTTACTTTCTATGGCGAGTCTTTTTTATGAACCTTTGTGGGTTTTTTATAATGATGATTTGAGTGTCAAGTACTTAACCGATTTAAAAAATAAAAAAGTCTCTATTGGTGAAAAAGGGAGCGGAACGCGAGAACTTTTTCAAATATTGTTTGAGCAAAATGGCATTGAATCGAACCAATTGCTTGCTTTACATGATCAAGATGCTGTTAAAAAATTGCAAAAAAAAGAGATAGATGCACTTTGTTTGGTCATATCTCCTGAAGCTCCTGTCATAAAAGAGTTGCTCAGTACCAACGGCATTAAATTGATGAATTTTAATCGAAAGCTTGCTTATCGAGATAGATTTGATTATATCAACAGTGTTAACTTAAGTGAAGGGGTGATTGATTTGGCAAGAAACATTCCAAATCATGATATTAAACTCTTAGTAACAACTGCTTCACTGGTTGTGAAAAAAGATTTTAACCATAACTTGCAACGCTTGATTATTAAAAATATTAAAGATATTCACCGTCATGGAGGGATCTTTGAGCCTGAAAACTTTTTTCCCTCCATTCAATTTGTAGAGATCCCCATCAGTGAACACACCAAAGCCTATTTAAAAAAAGGAGAAACATGGGCAGAAAAATATCTTCCATTTTGGTTTTCCTCTTTGATTGAAGCCTTATTGGTTGTCATTGTGCCTTTGATTCCTATTTTGATTATTTTTATAAAAGTGGTTTTGCCCTCATATTCACTCTATTTTAAATATAAGATTTATACATGGGAGAATCAAATCTATTTGTTGGATCGCAAAATCAACAATGAAAAAGAGAATAAAAAAGAGTATATCTTAGAGGAGATTGAACTTTTAAAACGTATTATTAAACACAGCTGTGTCATTTATTTTTTTTATACACATCAATATTATGATTTGCTTTTAAAACTTGATGGTTTACGAGATACATTATTAAGTAAAAAAATGGTTCATAACCATTTTGTAGAGTATCAACATGAGTTGTATGGCTTATCTTAA
- the rsmD gene encoding 16S rRNA (guanine(966)-N(2))-methyltransferase RsmD, which translates to MKNQKLHTHIIAGKYRGKRLELPSLDVTRSSKARLKESFFNVLQFDIIDKIFIEAFGGSGSIGLEAISRDAKRAYFIEKDKNSYNILVKNCKAIEAQKCQTFFGDTFKELPTILNSLKNSTDELVVYIDPPFDYREGMSDVYEHSFKMVEQIENDNIFLICFEHESSIEVPQTLGLFEQYKSKRFGKSTLTYYQQK; encoded by the coding sequence ATGAAAAATCAAAAATTACACACACACATCATTGCAGGAAAATATCGAGGGAAAAGGCTGGAATTGCCATCATTGGATGTCACACGAAGTTCAAAAGCACGACTCAAAGAGTCATTTTTTAATGTATTGCAATTTGATATTATAGATAAAATTTTCATTGAAGCATTTGGGGGAAGTGGTTCCATTGGACTTGAAGCCATCTCAAGAGATGCAAAACGAGCCTATTTTATAGAAAAAGATAAAAACTCATATAATATTTTGGTGAAAAACTGTAAGGCCATTGAAGCACAAAAGTGTCAAACGTTTTTTGGAGATACTTTTAAAGAGTTGCCTACTATTTTAAACTCATTAAAAAACTCAACGGATGAATTGGTTGTTTATATTGACCCACCGTTTGATTATCGAGAGGGGATGAGTGATGTTTATGAACATTCATTTAAAATGGTGGAACAAATTGAAAACGACAATATTTTCTTAATCTGTTTTGAACATGAAAGCAGCATCGAAGTACCACAAACTTTAGGACTATTTGAACAGTACAAATCAAAAAGATTTGGTAAAAGTACTTTGACGTACTATCAACAAAAGTAG
- a CDS encoding response regulator encodes MFRKRHLLIVEDEIMIALSMKKALKLYDLEVVDIVKSHDEAMEALKKHNVDLILMDINIKGNIDGIQSCNIIHYQYNIPTIFVSGFYDYETLELIQQSCAYGYISKPFIYEQLYMQIYFVLNHQHENQPTPEDKKITLSDEFSFCTEKLTLYYQNREINLTKKERILVSVLCKNKNNYVSYESLFSQVWEEEEFCLNKIRGSIFRIKRKLPLLKIHNSKEHGYTIL; translated from the coding sequence ATGTTCAGAAAGAGACATTTATTGATCGTTGAAGATGAAATAATGATTGCCTTGAGCATGAAAAAAGCCTTAAAACTGTATGATCTTGAAGTCGTTGATATCGTTAAAAGTCATGATGAAGCAATGGAGGCACTCAAAAAGCATAATGTGGATTTGATTTTAATGGATATCAATATAAAAGGGAATATTGATGGTATTCAAAGTTGTAATATTATTCATTATCAATATAATATTCCAACTATTTTTGTCAGTGGTTTTTATGACTATGAAACCCTTGAACTCATACAACAAAGCTGTGCTTATGGCTATATATCAAAACCTTTTATTTATGAACAACTCTACATGCAAATCTATTTTGTCTTGAATCATCAACATGAAAACCAACCTACCCCAGAAGATAAAAAAATCACTTTGAGCGATGAGTTCTCTTTTTGTACAGAGAAACTGACCCTCTATTATCAAAACAGAGAGATAAACCTTACAAAAAAAGAGCGAATTTTGGTTTCAGTACTTTGCAAAAATAAAAACAATTATGTCTCTTATGAGAGTCTTTTTTCACAAGTATGGGAAGAAGAGGAGTTTTGCTTAAATAAAATCAGAGGTTCTATTTTTAGAATCAAAAGAAAACTGCCACTATTAAAAATACACAACAGTAAAGAGCATGGCTACACTATTCTTTGA
- the ftsY gene encoding signal recognition particle-docking protein FtsY produces MFGIFKKNEATQESIESSNASKSFLSKALEKTFDNIKNVVPQKKEKIAFEEVEELLIEADVEYEIIEKAMDGLPEMITRPQLRHRLVMLFEHAPEIDVSNMPSPFVELIIGVNGAGKTTTIAKLANMYKKSGKSVLLGAGDTFRAAAIEQLSTWADKLSVPIIKTKQGHDPSAVAFDTISSARAKNINHVIVDTAGRLQTQTNLSNELKKIVKVCAKACEGAPHQKIMILDGTQGNTAIAQAKAFNEMVGVDGIIVTKLDGTAKGGALFSISNQLELPIFYIGIGEQADDLMPFSPDEFVDSLLDEIYTQ; encoded by the coding sequence ATGTTTGGAATTTTCAAAAAAAATGAGGCAACACAAGAGAGTATTGAAAGCAGCAACGCATCAAAAAGCTTTCTCTCCAAAGCATTAGAAAAAACCTTTGACAACATCAAAAATGTCGTGCCTCAAAAAAAAGAGAAGATAGCTTTTGAAGAGGTTGAAGAGCTTTTAATTGAAGCAGATGTGGAGTATGAAATCATCGAAAAAGCCATGGATGGACTTCCTGAGATGATTACACGCCCTCAACTTCGACACCGTTTGGTCATGCTCTTTGAACATGCTCCTGAAATTGATGTGAGCAATATGCCCTCACCCTTTGTGGAACTTATTATTGGGGTCAATGGTGCAGGTAAAACCACGACCATTGCAAAGCTTGCCAATATGTACAAAAAAAGTGGGAAAAGTGTGCTTTTAGGTGCAGGTGATACCTTCAGAGCTGCAGCCATTGAGCAGTTAAGTACTTGGGCAGACAAATTGAGTGTGCCTATTATTAAAACCAAACAAGGGCATGACCCAAGTGCGGTTGCATTTGATACGATTTCATCAGCACGTGCAAAAAACATCAACCACGTCATTGTGGATACTGCGGGTCGATTACAAACTCAAACCAACTTAAGCAATGAACTTAAAAAAATTGTCAAAGTGTGTGCAAAAGCGTGTGAAGGTGCCCCACATCAAAAAATCATGATTTTAGATGGAACACAAGGCAATACTGCCATTGCACAAGCCAAAGCATTTAACGAAATGGTCGGTGTAGATGGTATTATTGTCACCAAGCTTGATGGTACAGCAAAAGGGGGCGCACTCTTTTCTATTTCAAATCAACTTGAATTGCCTATTTTTTATATTGGTATTGGTGAGCAAGCGGATGATTTAATGCCGTTTAGCCCTGATGAGTTTGTAGACTCTTTACTTGATGAAATTTATACTCAATAA
- a CDS encoding TlpA family protein disulfide reductase, with protein MQFKNISFFVILSIIFLLTGCDSKDPEAIKNAIAKEQEPTVIELKTNNDQLISTTISKNKIIFSGQENKVVLLNFFATWCPPCKAEIPHLNRLRERYKEQFEVIGVLVEKSKTKEDMNAFIEEYEIQFPVTNHTTNFTLADAVGGVKSIPTMLLFDKNGTLIRKYIGIVPEEMLEIDIKKGLEAE; from the coding sequence ATGCAGTTTAAAAACATATCATTTTTTGTAATTTTATCTATTATTTTTTTGTTAACAGGTTGTGATTCAAAAGATCCAGAAGCAATTAAAAATGCGATTGCAAAAGAACAAGAACCAACCGTTATTGAGTTAAAAACAAACAATGACCAACTCATAAGCACTACTATTTCTAAGAATAAAATCATCTTCTCAGGGCAAGAGAACAAAGTGGTATTGCTCAACTTTTTTGCAACATGGTGTCCTCCATGTAAGGCAGAAATTCCTCATTTAAACAGACTTAGAGAGCGTTACAAAGAGCAGTTTGAAGTCATTGGTGTATTGGTTGAGAAAAGTAAAACCAAAGAGGATATGAATGCTTTTATTGAAGAGTATGAAATTCAATTTCCTGTGACCAATCATACAACAAATTTCACTCTTGCCGATGCCGTAGGTGGTGTCAAATCGATTCCAACAATGTTGCTTTTTGACAAAAATGGAACGCTTATTCGTAAGTACATCGGTATTGTTCCTGAAGAGATGTTAGAAATTGATATCAAAAAAGGGTTGGAAGCAGAATAA
- a CDS encoding ABC transporter permease: MYKLAAAILIALITMVFLMPFIYTVSPYELNPNAILLPPSFEYPFGTDRLGRDILARILQGGQTSLIIGFLSAAISSLLGLFIGINAGYFKGKIDKSITIIIDLFLTFPTFFLLLALVSYIQASSLVLIIVISITGWMGMARMIRSESFAITNKPFMKVLTLSRMSPFKIIFKYFAPLLAPIFLISFTFGVGGAILAESGLSFLGLGINPPQMSWGSLLSSGKTVMDIAWWVSFFPGLFIFLVTFSLMQISDFLQSKANTKEIQNS, from the coding sequence ATGTATAAACTTGCAGCAGCTATTTTAATTGCGCTGATTACAATGGTTTTTTTGATGCCGTTTATATATACTGTTTCTCCTTATGAACTCAATCCCAATGCCATTTTGCTGCCTCCAAGCTTTGAATACCCTTTTGGAACAGACAGATTAGGCCGAGACATCTTGGCTCGAATTTTACAAGGGGGACAAACCTCTTTGATTATTGGTTTTTTAAGTGCGGCCATTTCATCACTACTGGGGCTTTTTATTGGGATTAATGCAGGTTATTTTAAAGGTAAAATTGATAAAAGTATTACGATTATCATTGACCTATTTTTGACGTTTCCCACCTTCTTTTTACTGTTGGCATTGGTGTCGTATATTCAAGCATCATCATTGGTGCTGATTATAGTTATTTCCATTACAGGCTGGATGGGAATGGCCAGAATGATACGCAGTGAGAGTTTTGCAATTACCAATAAACCGTTTATGAAAGTGTTGACACTTTCGCGTATGAGTCCTTTTAAAATCATCTTTAAATATTTTGCACCATTGTTGGCTCCTATTTTTCTCATCTCTTTTACATTTGGAGTAGGGGGTGCTATTTTAGCTGAGTCTGGGCTCTCTTTTTTAGGATTGGGGATTAATCCTCCTCAAATGTCGTGGGGGAGTCTTTTAAGCAGTGGAAAAACAGTCATGGATATTGCATGGTGGGTGAGTTTTTTCCCTGGTTTGTTTATTTTTTTAGTGACGTTTAGTTTGATGCAGATTTCAGACTTTTTACAAAGTAAAGCCAATACTAAAGAGATACAAAACTCATAA
- a CDS encoding DUF4405 domain-containing protein gives MNKRQFREWATSLTTVGFFVMGLTGIMLYFHIFNANVKLLHELLGLAFIIIVLGHVMVNWNAMKSYFNKRTFYTSVALMFIVTSGFIVQSLNQPPSGKAIILTSIMKAPLQDVFKVLKVDESEAKKVLEAKGFVVESNEHSLEEFAQKNNTSGFNIISLLKQ, from the coding sequence GTGAACAAACGACAATTCAGAGAGTGGGCAACATCTCTTACAACCGTAGGATTTTTTGTAATGGGTTTAACAGGAATCATGCTCTATTTTCATATATTTAATGCCAATGTTAAACTTCTGCATGAGCTTTTAGGTTTAGCATTTATAATAATCGTATTGGGACACGTGATGGTAAACTGGAATGCCATGAAAAGTTACTTCAATAAAAGAACATTTTATACCAGTGTTGCTTTGATGTTTATTGTGACCAGTGGATTTATTGTTCAAAGTCTAAATCAACCCCCAAGTGGCAAAGCTATTATCTTAACAAGCATTATGAAAGCACCTCTTCAAGACGTCTTTAAAGTGTTAAAAGTAGATGAGAGTGAAGCTAAAAAAGTGTTAGAAGCAAAAGGGTTTGTAGTAGAATCAAACGAACATAGTTTAGAAGAGTTTGCTCAAAAAAACAACACTTCAGGATTTAACATTATTTCTCTTTTAAAACAATAA
- a CDS encoding response regulator transcription factor, which yields MKLLLLEDDFDYNQSIKEYLESLGYDVDAYEDGQEALDAIYDNNYHILILDIRVPTLNGYELVKELRSRGDETPVIYITSLTDINNLSLGYELGCNDYLKKPFSPKELKYRLEQLIKLYYAKSHQRLELLEDYTYDVVKQELFKNNELVSLTKKESEVVFCLISKQNQYISIEQLRSEVWDDRYICEADIRVCIKKIRDKTSKEFIINQRGLGYKIARKQ from the coding sequence ATGAAACTGCTTTTACTTGAAGATGATTTCGATTATAACCAAAGTATCAAAGAGTATTTAGAGTCTTTAGGCTATGACGTGGATGCTTATGAAGATGGGCAAGAGGCTCTTGATGCAATTTATGATAACAACTACCATATTTTGATTTTAGATATTCGTGTACCCACACTCAATGGATATGAACTGGTTAAAGAGTTACGTTCAAGAGGAGATGAGACTCCAGTGATTTATATCACCTCTTTGACAGATATCAATAACTTAAGTTTGGGGTATGAGTTGGGCTGCAATGACTATTTAAAAAAACCTTTCTCCCCAAAAGAGCTGAAGTATCGACTCGAACAACTCATTAAACTCTATTATGCAAAGAGTCATCAACGACTAGAACTGCTTGAGGATTACACCTATGATGTTGTTAAACAGGAGCTTTTTAAAAATAATGAGTTGGTTTCACTGACTAAAAAAGAGAGTGAAGTGGTTTTTTGTCTGATTTCTAAACAGAACCAATACATTTCCATCGAGCAACTTCGAAGTGAAGTTTGGGATGATCGCTATATTTGTGAAGCAGATATTCGTGTCTGCATTAAAAAAATACGCGATAAAACCTCAAAAGAGTTTATCATCAACCAACGAGGTTTAGGATATAAAATTGCTCGAAAACAGTAG
- the rny gene encoding ribonuclease Y, giving the protein MFIIEGLFVAIFSSVITAYVVRKINKAKFDIYIEQAKAKAKVIEHEAEVILKDAQIKAKKEFEREFKHAKRDYDDMFSKIQRKEKELNEHLESELTSIKKSKEDIEEKNRIITTLKEGLKNQKKTFEEKISKALKVLENASGLTQQEAKELMIEKVKEDSRAQIASIFRKKYKLAEQHAKEEINNMLSQAVTRYAGEFAAERLINNIPINDEETKGKIIGKEGRNIKALEMLLGVDIIIDDTPNTITISSFNLYRRAVATKTIQELLEDGRIQPARIEEIYNKVKNEFDNNIQKEGEDVVMDLGIKSMHPELIKLVGRLRYRASYGQNALAHTLEVAHLSGLLAAQMGGDAILARRAGLMHDIGKALTHDMPGSHVDLGAQICKRYNEPDTVINAIYAHHGHEEPINVESASVCAADALSAARPGARREVLESFLKRVEEVENISTSKMGVINAFAINAGREVRVIVKAELVNDDEAVLLASEIAKDIEEKVQYPGEIKVNVIRELRAESYAR; this is encoded by the coding sequence ATGTTTATAATAGAGGGATTATTTGTCGCTATTTTCAGCAGCGTCATTACTGCTTATGTAGTACGGAAAATTAACAAAGCAAAATTTGATATTTATATTGAACAAGCAAAAGCAAAAGCAAAAGTAATCGAACACGAAGCTGAAGTGATTTTAAAAGATGCACAAATAAAAGCAAAAAAAGAGTTTGAACGTGAATTTAAACACGCCAAACGTGACTACGATGATATGTTTTCTAAAATTCAACGAAAAGAGAAAGAACTCAATGAACATTTAGAATCCGAACTGACATCAATTAAAAAATCCAAAGAAGATATTGAAGAGAAAAATCGAATTATTACAACCCTAAAAGAGGGATTGAAAAATCAGAAAAAGACATTTGAAGAGAAGATTTCAAAAGCACTGAAAGTACTTGAAAATGCTTCAGGATTAACACAACAAGAGGCAAAAGAGCTGATGATTGAAAAGGTCAAAGAGGATTCAAGAGCCCAAATTGCTTCAATTTTTAGAAAGAAATATAAACTGGCAGAACAACACGCCAAAGAAGAGATTAATAACATGCTTTCTCAAGCAGTGACCAGATACGCTGGTGAGTTTGCAGCTGAACGTCTGATCAACAATATTCCAATTAATGATGAAGAGACCAAGGGAAAAATTATTGGTAAAGAGGGTCGTAATATTAAGGCTTTAGAGATGCTTTTAGGTGTGGATATTATCATTGATGATACGCCTAATACCATTACAATTTCTTCATTTAATCTCTACAGACGCGCGGTGGCAACAAAGACCATACAAGAACTTCTTGAAGATGGACGAATTCAACCTGCACGTATTGAAGAGATTTACAATAAAGTGAAAAACGAGTTTGACAACAACATCCAAAAAGAGGGTGAAGATGTGGTGATGGATTTAGGGATTAAATCGATGCATCCAGAGTTGATTAAACTTGTGGGAAGACTGAGATACAGAGCTTCATACGGTCAAAATGCCTTAGCGCATACACTTGAAGTAGCGCACCTTTCAGGTCTTCTTGCTGCGCAAATGGGTGGTGATGCAATTTTAGCACGGCGTGCAGGATTGATGCACGACATTGGAAAAGCATTGACACATGACATGCCAGGCAGTCATGTCGATTTAGGGGCACAAATCTGTAAACGGTATAATGAACCAGATACCGTGATTAATGCGATTTATGCTCATCATGGACATGAAGAACCAATCAATGTTGAGAGTGCATCTGTGTGTGCAGCTGATGCATTAAGTGCTGCTCGACCAGGTGCGAGAAGGGAAGTTTTAGAGAGTTTCTTAAAACGAGTAGAAGAGGTTGAAAACATCTCTACGAGTAAAATGGGCGTCATTAATGCCTTTGCTATTAATGCAGGACGAGAGGTTCGTGTGATTGTAAAAGCAGAGTTGGTTAATGATGATGAGGCGGTATTGCTTGCATCTGAGATTGCAAAAGATATTGAAGAGAAAGTTCAATACCCAGGTGAAATTAAAGTGAATGTGATTCGTGAGTTAAGGGCAGAATCATACGCACGATAA
- a CDS encoding lysozyme yields MQYSINKQGLELIKHFEALKLEAYQDSVGIWTIGWGHTSRQDGTVYEGQVITQEEAEVLLKKDLIHFEARVKELVSVPINENQFSALVSFAFNIGIGNLKSSTLLKHLNLQDEFNASKEFVKWSKAGGTRLKGLVRRRVSERNLFCSFTRIIVEELAEDWKDNYLNI; encoded by the coding sequence ATGCAATACTCTATTAACAAACAAGGGCTTGAACTGATAAAACATTTTGAAGCACTCAAACTTGAAGCATATCAAGACAGTGTGGGGATATGGACAATTGGTTGGGGACATACAAGCAGACAAGATGGCACTGTTTATGAAGGCCAAGTCATCACGCAAGAAGAGGCAGAAGTGTTGTTGAAAAAAGACTTAATACATTTTGAAGCACGTGTGAAAGAGTTGGTGAGTGTTCCAATCAATGAGAATCAATTTTCAGCTTTGGTGTCATTTGCTTTTAATATAGGAATAGGCAATCTGAAAAGTTCGACGTTGTTAAAACATTTAAATCTACAAGATGAATTTAATGCATCCAAAGAGTTCGTAAAATGGAGCAAAGCAGGAGGAACAAGGTTAAAAGGATTGGTGCGCAGAAGAGTTTCAGAACGCAATCTTTTTTGCTCTTTTACTCGTATTATTGTTGAAGAACTTGCAGAGGATTGGAAAGATAACTATCTTAATATATAA
- a CDS encoding cache domain-containing protein: protein MNFWRSKTNRYLSIIVILASILIGCVFYVLTQINNNTSQINQLENALNTTRNLFEEQKRYALSLSLLLAEDKEIIESFKEQNRDESFSIVNKKIQTLKMLQNSHFEVQIHNRNLTTYLRNWDISIKDVLLRDFRQGLVKVKKDKKPLVSIELGKRLNIKAISPIMEDNDMIGSLETIIDFEYLSSQLKQKGYTLFVLLDKKHLNIATELKQQPIYQEYVVVNDVSPVALEHLNLTHLKDYGYVSTPHYSFSYFAYYDLSHHKLGYILTGINNEDHVQLNSNYNNTAPYISKSKVNIE from the coding sequence ATGAACTTTTGGCGTTCTAAAACCAACAGATACTTAAGTATCATCGTTATTTTAGCCTCCATTTTAATTGGGTGCGTCTTTTACGTGCTCACACAAATTAATAATAATACCTCTCAAATCAATCAACTTGAAAATGCTCTGAACACGACTCGAAACCTCTTTGAAGAGCAGAAACGTTATGCCCTTTCACTCTCACTTCTTTTAGCAGAAGACAAAGAGATCATCGAAAGCTTTAAAGAGCAAAACCGTGATGAGAGTTTTTCCATTGTCAATAAAAAAATACAGACACTTAAGATGCTTCAAAACAGCCATTTTGAAGTACAAATTCACAACCGAAATCTGACAACTTATTTAAGAAACTGGGATATCTCTATCAAAGATGTTTTACTTCGAGATTTCAGACAAGGTTTGGTCAAAGTCAAAAAAGATAAAAAGCCCCTTGTCTCAATTGAACTGGGAAAACGTCTCAATATCAAAGCCATCTCTCCTATTATGGAAGATAATGACATGATTGGTTCACTTGAAACCATCATTGATTTTGAGTATCTCTCTTCTCAACTCAAACAAAAAGGGTACACGCTGTTTGTATTGTTGGATAAAAAACATCTTAACATTGCTACAGAACTTAAACAACAGCCCATTTACCAAGAGTATGTTGTGGTCAATGATGTTTCTCCAGTTGCACTTGAACATTTGAACTTAACTCATCTCAAAGATTATGGTTATGTTTCAACCCCACACTATTCATTCAGTTATTTTGCGTATTATGATTTAAGTCATCACAAATTGGGTTATATCTTAACGGGCATTAATAACGAAGACCATGTTCAACTTAACAGCAACTACAATAACACTGCACCGTATATATCCAAATCAAAGGTGAACATAGAATGA
- a CDS encoding 5-formyltetrahydrofolate cyclo-ligase — protein MINKDHCKSDFRKSCINKLRFISSYNNLKKDKIIVNKLQEVIETLNAKKILMYIPMDIEVDILPLIHKLRQRGVEVFVPRMEGESFKAVKFRLPLHKKKFGIKEPSNSHLKTKIDLAIVPVVGIDGAGKRIGFGKGMYDRFFYALKQQPTIVFTQRTLCMTHQILSNQYDIQADYIITG, from the coding sequence ATGATAAACAAAGATCACTGTAAAAGTGATTTTAGAAAATCGTGTATTAATAAATTAAGGTTTATTAGTTCATACAACAATTTGAAGAAAGATAAGATAATAGTTAATAAACTGCAGGAAGTTATTGAGACACTGAATGCAAAAAAGATTTTAATGTATATTCCTATGGATATAGAAGTAGACATTTTACCTTTAATTCATAAACTTCGACAAAGGGGGGTTGAAGTTTTCGTACCACGGATGGAAGGTGAAAGTTTTAAAGCAGTTAAATTTAGGTTGCCGTTGCACAAAAAAAAGTTTGGTATCAAAGAACCATCAAACTCACACTTAAAAACAAAGATTGACTTGGCCATTGTTCCTGTGGTAGGAATTGATGGAGCAGGGAAGCGTATCGGCTTTGGAAAAGGCATGTACGATCGATTTTTTTATGCACTGAAACAACAACCGACTATTGTTTTTACTCAAAGAACACTTTGTATGACTCACCAAATCTTAAGTAATCAATACGATATTCAAGCAGATTATATAATTACAGGTTAA
- a CDS encoding aldo/keto reductase family protein — MNYLISNENVQIPALLYGTAWKKEETATLVEAALKAGFRGIDTACQPRHYNEKGVGDGIAQAIQSGLLTREELFLETKFTPKEGQDENSVPYNPNDTLFQQVLHSFQVSQKNLQTDYIDSLVLHSPLFPFKSLMSVWSAMESLYENKEVKQLGISNCYDLQTIEKLYTNAKVKPAVVQNRFYKDTNYDQKIRAWCNEKGILYLGFWTLTANPHILGSETLFHIARKYQKTPAQLFYRYLTQRQIIPLIGTTSVKHMQEDLSIFEFKLNQEELLRIDALL, encoded by the coding sequence ATGAATTATCTTATAAGCAATGAAAACGTTCAAATCCCTGCTTTACTTTATGGTACGGCATGGAAAAAAGAGGAAACAGCCACTTTAGTTGAAGCCGCTTTAAAAGCGGGATTTCGAGGCATTGATACGGCATGTCAACCCAGACACTATAATGAAAAAGGTGTGGGGGATGGTATTGCACAAGCAATACAAAGTGGTTTACTCACACGTGAAGAGCTCTTTTTAGAGACCAAGTTTACGCCCAAAGAGGGTCAAGACGAAAACTCTGTTCCCTATAACCCCAACGACACTTTGTTTCAACAAGTTCTTCATTCATTTCAAGTAAGCCAAAAAAACCTGCAAACAGATTATATTGACTCTTTAGTCTTACACTCGCCTCTTTTTCCATTTAAATCTTTAATGAGTGTTTGGAGCGCTATGGAGAGTCTGTATGAAAACAAAGAGGTCAAACAACTGGGTATTTCAAACTGTTATGACCTGCAAACAATTGAGAAACTCTATACAAATGCCAAAGTCAAACCAGCAGTTGTTCAAAACCGTTTTTACAAAGATACCAATTATGATCAAAAAATAAGAGCTTGGTGCAATGAAAAAGGTATTTTATATTTGGGATTTTGGACACTTACCGCCAATCCTCATATTTTAGGCAGTGAAACTCTTTTTCATATTGCCAGAAAATATCAAAAAACACCAGCCCAACTCTTTTATCGTTATTTAACACAACGACAAATCATTCCACTCATTGGTACTACTTCAGTAAAACATATGCAAGAGGATTTGAGTATTTTTGAATTTAAACTCAATCAAGAAGAGTTGCTTCGTATAGATGCATTACTGTAG